The genomic region TGCATACCTTCTCCTTACAGCCAACCTCCAAATGAACgtgacatgactttttaactctAATCTAAAAATGCTCTTTTAGTGTCAACATGCTCAAAGTTTGTTTCAATTCGGCCTTCAACAGAAACACTTTTCCATAATATAAGAGGTTGTCTATTGATCTAGATTCCTCAGTCATAATTGTTTGGAAGGATATCATATCTACCCCGGGAATAATCCATTGAGGAGATACCCTAGTATTTACTCTATCTTGATCACTGTCATCAAGCAAACAAATGCCATTCTCAAGTGTGATGAGGTTGTCGTAAATAGGGTCAACACCCTCAACATCTTCTAATTCAACAGTTGTGGCATGGTCATCACACTGAACCTCTTCTAACACAATAGTTGTGTCATGTCTTATACTGCCATCCGCATGATTACAATCTAGAATGTCGTTGTGCTCACCCCTGTTGTCCTTTAAACAATCATCATGTTTGCCAGCGTAATTATCTTCACAATCATCCTGCAACTCATCGTTCCAATCCTCCATGTCGTCCTTTTCAACATCATCTTTAATCTGATTAGATGCATTACCATCACTCACAACTATGACAATGTCATTTGTGAATGACGATGGACCCACTGCATTTTCGAGCCATGGTTGCTTTTGTTGCAAAGTACCAAGTATTTCATTCGATGCACATTCCGATCGAAATTGTGTAGACATCATTTGTAAACACCTCACGTGTGTACCAAGCTGCTCAAACTCATGAGGATACATCGAATGTGATTGCCATGGTTGTTTGTTAGGAATTGCATGGTGTGGTGTgtcaaaataattaacattCTATTGTAAGTGATTACTATGTTGGACACCATGTTCATGTGGAAtattgttttcatttcatgCCTTAATTGTCACGAACACAACAACTACCTTCTCATCTCGCAAAATACTTGCTACATCTTCATCATCCTTGATAACTGTGCACGAAACCCCCGCAGCATGACTGAGCAATGCATGTAGCTCGATTTCGTTATTATGTTAGTTGACCTCAACTACCTTTTCAACTAGCTTCACTAGACCCCAAAATGACAAATCACTCCCAACACCCCTTACTCGTGTTtcaccacccttgtaagtGTCATCAACCCAATGACCACTGTATGTACTCGTAAGCTTCACATTTGGTAAGCCActgaaatttaataaaaaataagtgtcacaattagtcaatttatcaaaaattacCCCTCAATGCGTAAAAACCACTTacgcaatgcctaagtcaTGGAATAATATAAAGTCAGTCTCGCAATGTTTAATATACattcatgcaatgcctaaaaactagtgaacaaaagcctcaaaacaaGAGATGAATTGCACATGTCACGTACCGTTAGTCTCTcaatacctaataataagtCACTCAATGCCTAATATCCACTCAAGTTATGCCAATATAACCAGTAACGTACTAGCCCAATGTCAcgcaatacataacaacaaGTCAAGTAATAcataaaaatcagtcacgcaatgtctCAACACAAGATATGCATTGCGTAATTCACGCAACACCTATAACCCAGTCTCacaatacctaataataagtAACCTAATGCCTAATATCCACTCACGTTATGCCAACATAACCAGTCACGTATTGGCCCAACATTAAGTAATAAATAACAACAGGTCATGCAATACATAAAAACCAGTCACGTAATGTCTCAACACAAGATATACAGAGCACAATTCACGCAGCACCTTTGACCCAGTCTCAAAATACCTAATAATaggtcacgtaatgcctaacATCCACTCACGTTATGCCAAAATACCCAATCATGCATTGGCCTTACGTCGCGCTATACATAAAAACAAGTCCTAGAATACATAACAACTAGACATGCAATGCCTAATATCCATTCACTTAAtgcctataaataaaataatattcgAACTTGTGTCATCATATTTTTGCTTCtcttatataaaaatagaaaattaaaaaattagggTAAGTAACCAAGTTATTCAGcttaatagaaattaaatgcaataactcattttatggaaaatatgTGAtcaatcaatatttttattcattagcTAAAAAAAACAGATGATACAACATATGAACCATGGTTCATTTCTTCCTAATCTCATCTAatgtttcataaaatttggcTAGAATCTTGTTATTGCCCAGAATTTTTGTCTCCAGGACTTCAGTCCTAACTAGCAACTTATCCATCAAGCCACGCATGTCTTTCTCCATGCTCTCAATTTGGTCCATCAACTTGACCAGATATGTTGGAACATTGTCGGGGATATTTGCCTTTTCAGCAACAACCCCCTTCCCATTTTTGACTCTAGAACGTTTAGATGCCattagaattttgaaattttccttcagatgattttgattaaaatgaaTAGTGGTTCTCTTTATTTATAAGCATGAATGCTGACTCATGGAAGGGTGTTCAATGGTTTTAGGcttattttcttatgaatatGGTTAGTTCGTAAATCAATGCATTAAGTGCTTTAATGAGAATTTCAGAGTTCTGTGTCAATCGAATTTAGATGGTTTTCTACACTGATATAAGTGGAATTAAGGGAGCTGAATTGGTTATTAAGCATTCCTAATTCTCTTCTAATTTTATAGAATTTGTTATTAAAGGGGTTGAATTAGTAGATAATCAGCTTTAGCATAAAGTAGATAAAGCAACGCAATTACTAAAAaccagtcacgtaatgcctacaATCAAGTCACGCAATGTGTACAAACCAATCACACAATGCACAACTCACGTAATTCCTAAAATCTAGTCTCGTAATGTCTCCTATCTAGCCCAAATTATCtaatattcagtcacgtaatacCAAATAAAAAGGTTACGATTCCTAATATCCACTCGCACACCCTAATATCCAGTAACACAATGCCTAACAAATATTTACGCATCACCTacaaattgattaatttcGCTACTCCCAGCCAAATTTAAGTTTCCAAAGTCATATAATTTACCTATCAACTTTTGCATtctatgaatataaaaaaataaacccaataacacATAACAAATACCTTGATATCATCTCTGCACTTTGAGATGGTGAGAAAGTTGGATGGCGATATAGACCTCGATGGCATTGTAGAGCTAGACGGCAAGATATAGACCTCGATGGCATTGGAGAGCTAGACGGAGAGTAGctaaatcgagatttaattttgaaatttttatctgAATGGcggaaaaggagaaagaaaccAAGATCActtaatttggattaaatggtttaaagGGTATTCTTATTAAGTCatgtaaaaaattatctaaaaacaattaaaattatagtgGAGGTCATTTTTTAAGTGACATTATTAAGAAggttatttctcacaattttctcaaaaaaaatatataatagtaaactatgtatatatttatgatgtagaattcatataaaataaataaagggtATACTTTACATGTTTAAAGGTTAGAAAAATATCAATCTTTTGATTTAATGTtagagaaacaaaaccaaatacAGACCGAAACATACCTCTATagggaaataataaaaagtagATCACGCATTCCAAGCCATATTCCAAATACAGAATACGGGGCCCTGATTATTAATTATCCAGCAGCATATCAACAGTTGTCCTGAatctaattatttattaatttatatgtcttaaaaatgatgagagagagagagagacagagagagacagagaaagAACTAGCAAATGACGTAGACATTAGAGTTGACATGCGATTTAACTAGCTATCTCGAAACTGCCCAGAAGTTGAGTTGACATGTGACTGAAGTGATACAACAAAATTTGAAGCAATATTTTCTTCTAAACGACCGACCCAAAGACAATGACGGGATCAACAGGTTTtatctttacttttcttttctcagcTCAACAAGTTTTCTCATaaatcataacatattataagTCAATTTCTCCTTTTATTACATATATTATCCATCTAACATGATCGTTCAAAACGTAAAGAGTTTAACTAAGGTGTTGAAATAGAAATGCCAaaagaatatttataaatcaatttataatataagtCCCTATCCCTCATTCCCTGTTAACTTGTAGAAAGGCACTCTGGTTTCCGATAAATTTTAGCTAGTCAGCAGCAgagaataattttaattttcaacctCATCACGAGGGAGCGGAGCGACACGGTGCCTTCGTGATTGACTGACCAGaattaagaaaagaagaagtttGGCTTTGATAGTTTATCTTAAGAAATTTCCTTCACCTAATCTAGTACCCAATTAATTTCCCCTCATGGCTcaagaaaaaatggaaattggatttcataaatgtaatttaactttttctggttaaatgatcaaatatttttagttttgtttgctttctttttttatcatGTAAGAAAATGAACGATTTAaactttactttttaaatatgtAAGTACTGAAACAAATATTCCAATGTAAATTGTTTTTTAGCATTTAAGGAAATAAACGATGACATATTACTGAGCTTTCATTGAGCAAATTAAACTTGTGAtgttttctttgatttctctTTTAATAGTTAAAGCGATTCGAGTTAATgacatttttgaaaagtagTACTTAATAATTATGTTTCCATCACTGCTCGGAATAACTCAGACACTCACCGCACGTACACGTTCATAAAAAGGATCCAAAAAGGTGggaacaagaaaagaaagattcaACCATACTACGGTTTGATAACACTTTTTATTAGCCAGATCAAGAAAAGCCTTTTCAAAACACTTTTCTTGTCCCTGTTGAGTTTCCACTTATTatttaacaataaaaacagCACTGACCATAAAGATGCTTTCCATTCTCGTAAGAGGACCAAGACTCCTAGTGTTGAATCTCTAAGCCcgacatttaaaaaaaaaaaatgcaacaaGATACTTTATTAATAAAGGGAAAAGGTTCACTCCAACACTGAACCAACCTTTTGCACCCTCATTCTATGTAAGCTCTCGAACTATGAGTTCAAGACTTTAAACATCACAAGCACAAACGAAAAGAAATTACAACTGCTCAATAAAATCCAAATCTCAGCAAACTCTTTGTTTAGCATAATTATCTGCCATGTCATTAATTTCTCTATTaaagtttatatttgatgtactGATAATGTGTAATTTCTATACACTATCAAGTCATCAAATTTCATCATGTTTATACCAATTTGGTGATCTACTAGCCACACTTCCTTCAAACTACATATTACCTTTTTAGCCTCTTCCAAAACCCCAAAACTCACGAAGCCAAATTTTCatccttttcaaaaaaaaattttcccgTGAGAGATAAATACATCAAGCGCTCATGGAATTTACTAAAGATTGTGTGAAGCCACCGCCAATTTGATCTGTAACGGAAGGTTGTTGACAAAGAGAGTGATGCAATCTCTTTTTCACCGCCTTTCCCTCTTGCCATTATTTCCATATTGAATTAATCATATCCTTCTACAAGCAGATGAGAGTCTGATGAAGGAATAGAGATaaccaaaaatttaattattaattatatgtcTAACTTAGGTGATGCCCTCAAGTTCATATCAGAATACATTATTCGtctttagaaaatgtttgattttACTAATTTCGAAAGACATGAGATATTTTGTAATTAGATAAAAAGGTTTTTCCTTCTACATAGTaaactcattttattttccatttgAGTAATGAATTCTGTTTAGTTTGGTTAGATTAATGGTAAACgacattaaagaaaaatcccGTCGGTGCAAAGAGAACCTATAAGTAACAGACgcaaatgattaaaaaaaatttgatatggGAAATCTAGAATACGCGCTTGCTTAGTGGGAAAGCAAGAGGTTTTTCAAAGCGTTGAAAACAATAGTAGCTACAttattatgtataaatttcATTAGTTCCATTGTAGAGTAGGACTCAAGACCTCTAATTAGATGAAGTCTCTTAGATTCTACCTGTTGGTGTATCGCTTTAGAGACGCTTGAATCTTTGATTATTTCTTCATTCTTAAGTATCCGAACACCATTAacattttgttatatttagTCATTACAGAATATTCCTCTTGAAACCGCCCCGAAGTTGCTTCcatttatagtttttttttttaaaaaaagtaaattttaaatacaGGATGGATttcattcaaattttctatttgaattgtaggggaaaaaaaaaaccttgtaTTTGCAGAAAAGATATTATTCACTCAATGAAGACTTTTCACAACTCATTATTTCCTTCCTCTttcaaaaaccaaaagaaacgCTAAGCAGGTCAGGTCAAACATGCAGGCGCAaactctctctatatataataACGTTAACTAAACCAACACCCGGTGAGAAACTTTGAAAAACTGCCCCTTGAAACGAAGAGTCCCTGCCGATGCTAAATTCCAAGTACTTCCTTCCCCTTTTTCTcgtctttttcttctccctttTCTCCTTTGCCTTCATTACTGTAAAATCAGAAACTGCTGGAAACGTACGAAATGGAACCAGGGATTCGACAAGGTTGGTCTATAATGCTAGTGTAGTTCTAGACGTGAACTCAAAAATGGGTGCTATGGCAAATATATGTTTGTCCATGGCTCTTTCAGATTTTTATGCCAAGCACCCAAGTTATAATACGAGATTGTCTCTGCAAAGATGGGATTCGCTTGATGGCCTCGTTGCAGCTTCGTCAGGTAAGTTTTGTTCGTATAATTTTCCATTAAAGATAAGGTAATTTcgtgtttattttaattataaatttctgCAGGAGTGCAATTTTTTTTGGGTCCATTTTCATGATAAAAAgaatgttaaaataaaataaactaagtCCTGTAGAATAGTAGATGGATGAATTGGTTAATTTTATCTCAGACTATGACAGTTGAACTGtgcattaattattttgagcAACCGGCCACCGAAAGTCTTATTGGCTTCATGAATTGGGTCATCAAGTCAACCAAGTTTTTCTGATTAAAATGGTATTAGAGCCGATCTTGTATCTAGGAGGTCACTAATTCGATCCCATCAAAATCTTTGGGTCTGGTGGGATTCACTTACGTGGAGACTACGATCTCACGAAAACAGGTGACCAATGTGAGGAAATTTCTCTTTTGATGTACATCTTCAAAGATACAAGTGTCTTTCAAAATCGTGAAGGGATTAGGGACACACTTCAAAACCATCTTAAATTTAATCTTtatcaaacaataaaaaccAGCACACAAACAGTGATCAATTATGTATGTAATTTTAATCTCTACCAAATTAAACATGCAAAAAGTTCGGTTatggaagaaaaaaatcaatatatttaTGTTTGGAGATCaccttaaatttatttaatataataatagtaTGATATACGTACGTGGGATTAATGTTCAAAAGTTTTGGGCCCTTCAAACGGTCCACCCTTGGTAGCAAAAGACAAAATAGGCAATAAAGTAGTGGTCCATACCAACATAGTCCAAGCAATCAAAATGTCAAATGTTAAGCAGTGAGTCAAGAGGGACTTGCTTTTAATAAACTTGTATAGCGTATAgacttaatttgtttatatgtccagaaaattaaaaaaaaaaattaatactttGGTAATCCATCTATTGTTTAAAGGATCTTAGAAGGGCAATCGTTCATAACATATAACATATCACCTTTCAGTAAGTTCGATGTTAACTGAAAATTGTTCTTTAGTTAATTAGATATTAAAAGTTTAGATAGATGTTGTCATTCAAGTATCAAACAAAATACAAAGGAGTAAGTGTGAAATCGAAAAAGTTTTTATATCCCACGTATACCATTGAATTTTTGCAATTTTGTTTGGAACCTGGAATGTAGAATATCTTCCACAACGATCAGCTGAAGCCTCATTTGCTATAAAACTTGGAGGAAGCTCTTCTCCCTCACAAAGTCCTTGTATTATCAGAACAGCCATAGTTGACTTCTCTCGCCTGGCAAAAGCTACGGTTGCCAtattggaaaattttgaatggaACGAAGTCATACTTGTGTACGAAGACATGGAATACGGCAAAGCGATTATTCCTTATTTAACCGATGCAATAGAAAACATGGACATTGCGCTATCATACAAGAGTGCAATCCCCAACTCTGCCGAAGATTTTCAAATCTTAGAAGAGCTAAAAGTGCTAATGACCATGCAGGGTAAGGTTTTTGTGGTGCACATGACTACAAACCTTGCCTCTCGTTTGTTCTTTCTTGCAAACATGGCAGGAATGATGAACAAAGGATTTGCATGGCTTGTGACAGATGGCTTGTCTAGCTTTGTAGATACCATGGGCATGGGTGCTATAGCTCTTGATTCAATGAAGAGTGTAATAGGCGTAAGGCCTTATGTACCCAAAACGGAAGCTCTCAAGAACTTCAAAACGAGGTATAAAACTTTATCCTTGATGAAGCAAAACAACGAGGCAAGTGAGCTAAATCTCTTCGGTTTGTGGGCTTATGATACAATTTGGGCTTTAGCTATGACTGTGGAGAGAATTGGGGTAGTGACTTCTGGCTTCTTGAAGGAGACGGTGAGCAAAACTTCAGCAGACGCCCGGATTGCCGAAATAGGTCCAAAAGGATTACTTGAGGAAATCTTGAGCACTAGTTTTAGAGGGATCAGTGGAGATTTTGACTTGGTTCATGGGCAGTTGCAGCCTTCGGCctttgaaatatttaatttaaccAGAAAAGGAAAGGGGATAATTGGTTATTGGACTCCTAACCGAGGAATATCTAGACATCTTGCTTCAGCTGGGAACAAGctcaaaaaaatcattataCCTGAAGAGACCAGAAGAACACTTAATGAAAGGACTATGCCTACGGTTAGAGACAAGTGGAGAATAGGGGTTCCAAGCAAAAGAGGGTTCACAGAATTTGTGAACTTACATCCTGGGAGCAATGACAATGAATTACCAGGGTTCTCCATAGAGGTTTTCAAAGCCGTGTGGGAGGCCGCCTTGCCCGGTACtgaatatgaatttaaatttattgagGGAACTTATGATGAGCTTTGTTCCCAAGTTAAGGATGAGGTTAGTTCTATatccttcctttttttttctctaaattaATTTCTAGAAATCATAGTTGTTGAATTGCAATTTCCTTCTACAGAAAATCGACGCTGCTGTGGGAGATATCTCGATTGTGGCTAGCAGGATAAATTGTGTGGATTTTACATTGCCATATTTGGAGTCAGGAGTGGCCATGCTTATAAAAGTTAGCCACAATGGGCCAACAGACATGTGGATATTCATGAAACCTTTGAGCTGGGATCTATGGTTGACAATCACCGCAATCTGCATTTTTATAGGGATTGTTGTGCGGGTTTTAGATCGTCGTGAAAATACAGAATTCAGTGGATCACCCAGAAAGCAGCTCAGCTCAATTTTGATGTTTCCCTGCCTATCCGTGGCCACCCCTCAAAGTAAGTTCCCTTctatttctctattttctttttagtacaaattttttaatacttCCATGCTTGTCCGTGGTGATCCCTCCTCTccatctcttttcttttagtaAAAATCAATGATGTAATACTAATTTCAATCATACTCCTTTCATCCcataatatttgtttaaatttcaatttacacaaaaaagaagaaaagcattAACCTTATTGCGTTTTCTATTAAAATTGCAAACTTTTATAGCATTAAAGTTTTATGGGTTTTAAATGTCTGaaactataaaaaaatcataaaaaatagtatacatattaaaattgtaaaagaaTTTAGTGATCTATATTAataaacaaattgcattgtcatacatacatacatacatacatttttttttttgaaaatcagAATTTCATTGAAATTGCACCAGGGGAAGAGTATCACCCagccaaaatatttacaaaaagACTCCCCATATTTGATATCAATGCCTCTCACCCAAAACAAAGGTATAATTCCCAAACTCATGGATACACCCCCTATACCTATACTTCAAAAGACTCCTGTCATCATAAAAGTCCCTGCTACATCATATACACAAAAGATGACCCTGTAAAAAAGTCGTAAAAACACTATACAACGCTTGTAACTCAAAAGAACACAATATAGTAGACATAAAAGGAACCATTAtccaaataaaagaaattccaCCAATCAGTCAAAATTCACAAAAATGTTTCAGGCATGTAAAAGATCATCAGGCtttcaatttatcaaaaaccAACAATGCCACAATCAATCTCTTTAAGATAAGGAACCAAAGAGGAAGAACTGAACCTAGACACTTTGCACAAACCATACTTATTTGCTGACAAGAAATCTCCTacactttttgttttcatattcTGTTATCCTTAGGAGCAGCCCACAGTAAGTCTTCTTTTCTAGTTGTACCTTTTTTTGCTAGGTTGTCTACAGATGTGTAGGCCTCCCTCAATGTGTGTTCAACCCTCCAGTGGCTTATTTCTTGTTTCATTCTCTTAATATCAATAATCCATCTCTGAAAACCTCCAAGGAATTGTCTTAGGTTAGTTCACCCACTTCACAACATTAATGGAATCACTTTCCACCACAAGCCCGTCTATTTTTCCTCATTCAGTAGCTGCATAAATCAGAAAAACCTCCCTTATTGGCAATATTTCAGCAAGATTAAAGTCCCCAATCCCTATATGTTTGGAAAGGGAAACTAAAATCTTCCATATTTCATCCCATAACACACCCCAAATTCCAACTCTTCCCGGGCAACCTTTAGCTACCCCATCTACATTAATCTTTAACTATCCTTTCACTGGTTTGCACCACTCAATTCCCTTCCCCTTTCTactttctttctgtttttttcaTCCTTTTCAATGTATAGCCTAACGACATATAAGATAGCAAGGTACTCATTAGGCCATTTGGCATTAGCCCATGTAGCCACCCTTAACCTTATAGTTTCCCATACCTGATCTTTCTCCCATTGTTTCCCATGAAGAACAATTGCATTCGTAGATAATCAGACAGTCCATGCAATTGCATATAGAACCTCATCCTCCAAATCTTGATTTCCCATCCCTTTAAAGTAACATTATTCCAAACTTGAAAAAGGCTCTTTATGTCTCTCGGCATCACCTAAGCCGTCCCACATTTATTGTATCATAGTTGCTATATCTTTTACACTTTATAACAGCCACCAAAAAGATGTTTAATACTTTCTATTTCAACATTACATATCACACAGGTTGCTGTTTCTAATGAATATAAACTCCTTCTAAAAAGTTCAAACTTCATTGGCATCTTCTTATGTAAAATTTGCTAGACAAAAACCTCTATTCTATGTGGTGTTATACGTTGCCAAACATACTTCCAAACTCTCTGACTACCCCCTTTTGAGCCATCAGTTTTTTCAAAAACTCTTAATTAAATAGTTCCCACTAGCTTCACCTTTTCATACTAGTTCATCCTTAAATTCTTTACTTAATTGGAACTTATTAATAACACTAATAAAAGCTTTCCACTATTCTTCTTCCTATCCAAGAGGTTGTCTTCTCAATTCAATTTCCCAAACCCATCTTTCATTCTCCTAGTACCTAAATTCACatacttttcctttctttttcatggATAGTGCAAAAACTGTAGGAAAGTTTTCTCTAAGTATCACTCCCTCAATCCACTTAATCGCCCAAAACTCAATGTGTTTCCCATTACCTAAAAGAACCCCAAGATCTAAATGTTCTTgcataaaaaatttgttagtGAGGGAAAGGggacttaaaatattttttcataagTATAAGGCCCTCCAAACTCTTTCAACAGATGGTAGGAGTGAATTAGAATCACATCCAGTGTTTTCCTCCATAACTTTCCCCCaatgattctttttttttttatgttaccAAATCTACATATCCACTTATTTAAGAGtctatgattttttatttcaagatccACTAGACCAATACGACCATTCACCTTGTAATTACACACATGATTCCAATCAACCAAATGCATTTTTCTTTGTGAACAGACCTCTGCCCATAAAAATCTTCTTTGTATCTTCTCTATCTCTTTCCTAATCCCCACTAGTAATTGAAATAAGGACATGTAAAAGATTGGAAAGCTTGAAAATATGACCTCAATAAAGTGACCTTCCCATCTGTAGACAATATCCTTAATTTCCATCCAACCAACTTTACTTCAACGCAATCTAGGACtagtttccaaattttcagaGAGTTTTGCTTCGTTCCTAATGACATCCCTAAATAAATGGTCAGAAGGGAACCTACCTTACACTTAATTTCCCTTGACCATTCTTCCTCTTCATCCTTATCCATTGCCACCCCAAAAAGTTCACTTTTATGGAAGTTTACCTTCGACCCCGACATTGCCTGATAAATTCGAAAGAACCACTTCATTCTCTTGAGTTCATCTCTATCAGccttataaaacaaaattttgtctTGCATATTGCAGATGAGAAATTTTCATATCACCTTTCCTTACTTGATTCCCACTACAAATACCAACCTTCTTTGCTTTGAATAACAAAA from Theobroma cacao cultivar B97-61/B2 chromosome 9, Criollo_cocoa_genome_V2, whole genome shotgun sequence harbors:
- the LOC18589201 gene encoding glutamate receptor 2.7 isoform X2; protein product: MLNSKYFLPLFLVFFFSLFSFAFITVKSETAGNVRNGTRDSTRLVYNASVVLDVNSKMGAMANICLSMALSDFYAKHPSYNTRLSLQRWDSLDGLVAASSEYLPQRSAEASFAIKLGGSSSPSQSPCIIRTAIVDFSRLAKATVAILENFEWNEVILVYEDMEYGKAIIPYLTDAIENMDIALSYKSAIPNSAEDFQILEELKVLMTMQGKVFVVHMTTNLASRLFFLANMAGMMNKGFAWLVTDGLSSFVDTMGMGAIALDSMKSVIGVRPYVPKTEALKNFKTRYKTLSLMKQNNEASELNLFGLWAYDTIWALAMTVERIGVVTSGFLKETVSKTSADARIAEIGPKGLLEEILSTSFRGISGDFDLVHGQLQPSAFEIFNLTRKGKGIIGYWTPNRGISRHLASAGNKLKKIIIPEETRRTLNERTMPTVRDKWRIGVPSKRGFTEFVNLHPGSNDNELPGFSIEVFKAVWEAALPGTEYEFKFIEGTYDELCSQVKDEKIDAAVGDISIVASRINCVDFTLPYLESGVAMLIKVSHNGPTDMWIFMKPLSWDLWLTITAICIFIGIVVRVLDRRENTEFSGSPRKQLSSILMFPCLSVATPQRDMVVTNCSRLVLVLWIFLAFILIQSYTANLSSILTVNQLQPTIPSLRELRKHYIGYQNQSFVKNFLINQLGFKESMLKPYGSVDDYQEALCNGSSNEGVAAIFDEIPYIKVFLAEYSTGYMMVGPTYRTDGLGFVNNVGIFG
- the LOC18589201 gene encoding glutamate receptor 2.7 isoform X1, with translation MLNSKYFLPLFLVFFFSLFSFAFITVKSETAGNVRNGTRDSTRLVYNASVVLDVNSKMGAMANICLSMALSDFYAKHPSYNTRLSLQRWDSLDGLVAASSEYLPQRSAEASFAIKLGGSSSPSQSPCIIRTAIVDFSRLAKATVAILENFEWNEVILVYEDMEYGKAIIPYLTDAIENMDIALSYKSAIPNSAEDFQILEELKVLMTMQGKVFVVHMTTNLASRLFFLANMAGMMNKGFAWLVTDGLSSFVDTMGMGAIALDSMKSVIGVRPYVPKTEALKNFKTRYKTLSLMKQNNEASELNLFGLWAYDTIWALAMTVERIGVVTSGFLKETVSKTSADARIAEIGPKGLLEEILSTSFRGISGDFDLVHGQLQPSAFEIFNLTRKGKGIIGYWTPNRGISRHLASAGNKLKKIIIPEETRRTLNERTMPTVRDKWRIGVPSKRGFTEFVNLHPGSNDNELPGFSIEVFKAVWEAALPGTEYEFKFIEGTYDELCSQVKDEKIDAAVGDISIVASRINCVDFTLPYLESGVAMLIKVSHNGPTDMWIFMKPLSWDLWLTITAICIFIGIVVRVLDRRENTEFSGSPRKQLSSILMFPCLSVATPQRDMVVTNCSRLVLVLWIFLAFILIQSYTANLSSILTVNQLQPTIPSLRELRKHYIGYQNQSFVKNFLINQLGFKESMLKPYGSVDDYQEALCNGSSNEGVAAIFDEIPYIKVFLAEYSTGYMMVGPTYRTDGLGFALPIGSPFVANFSRAILNFTQGKYMSPIEKKYFGKISIYQDETGPISSSSPSLSTKSFAGLFIIIGIIVLLALVVSESHILGRLVQRYIFHNSHDVSGPRVEPTTEMTNTSNLQENHNTNQISNRDESREEAVLEVHSS